One region of Juglans regia cultivar Chandler chromosome 4, Walnut 2.0, whole genome shotgun sequence genomic DNA includes:
- the LOC109001460 gene encoding probable leucine-rich repeat receptor-like serine/threonine-protein kinase At3g14840 isoform X4, which produces MIDLSRNYLTGTIPSQWTSLMMLEHMSTSVNKLSGRIPSYLGKITTLRYLNVENNQFSGTVPPEIGKLVNLENLILSANFLTGELPVDLTYLTNLTELRISSNNFTGRIPDFFNSWKKLQKLEIQASGLAGPIPPSISVLSDLTELRISDLLGEGSIFPNLTSMTNMNRLMLRSCNLSGQIPPYILSESMPQLETLDLSFNRLEGNVPEFDIDEGDQTMLQHMFLTSNLLSGTLPDWIKRSDHHHELDLSYNNFSESSIPSCRETLNLFESFSGQDSSVGECPKYPRCSKDCYSVHINCGGNEVSIGDIKYEADQDQPAGAAYFDPTRDHQNWGISSTGNFWDVNMMSNSMAYMANNTSIHRMNSPELYTSARLSPLSLTYYARCLANGNYTVTLHFAEIIIRGNRSFRSLGRRIFDVYIQDKLELKDFDIENTTGGVDKALVKKVKAVVSNKVLHIRFHWAGKGTTDAPTNGTYGPLISALSIENDNPPDNGQTTIFIVTGALVLALLLILGILCWKGCIGSRISREKDLRGFDLQTGFFTYRQIKAATNNFDALNMIGEGGFGSVYKGILLDGTIIAVKKLSSKSSQGNREFVNEIGMISSLQHPNVVRLYGACVEGNQLFLVYEYMENNSLARPLFGPEQYQLKLDWPTRQKICVGIARGLAFLHEESTLRIVHRDIKTTNVLLDSKLNPKISDFGLAKLDEVENTHISTRVAGTIGYMAPEYALWGYLTYKADVYSFGVVSLEIVAGKSNMKFRPNESYVCLLDWALVLQQKGNLLELVDPKLGFEFNKEEAIRMIKVALLCTNPSPALRPTMSAVVSMLEGQTAVNEVIMDPSVYGDEFKFKALREKFDQIQHESMDSIGAESRNRSLCATWTGTSSTSAQDLYDPHYLDTP; this is translated from the exons ATGAT TGATTTGTCTCGAAACTATCTGACTGGTACAATTCCATCCCAATGGACTTCTCTAATGATGTTGGAACATAT GTCCACTTCTGTAAACAAGTTATCGGGAAGAATTCCGAGCTACCTGGGAAAAATTACCACTCTTAGATATTT gAACGTAGAGAACAATCAGTTTTCTGGAACTGTTCCCCCTGAGATTGGAAAGTTGGTTAACTTGGAGAATCT TATTCTCAGTGCCAACTTCCTCACTGGAGAGTTGCCGGTCGATCTCACTTATCTCACAAACTTAACTGAACT TAGGATTAGCAGTAACAACTTCACGGGAAGAATACCTGATTTTTTCAATAGTTGGAAAAAGCTTCAGaaatt AGAGATCCAAGCTAGTGGTCTCGCGGGGCCTATTCCTCCAAGCATTTCTGTCTTGAGTGATTTAACTGAGCT AAGAATTAGTGACTTACTTGGTGAGGGTTCTATATTTCCGAACTTAACAAGCATGACAAACATGAATAGATT GATGTTAAGGAGCTGCAATCTTTCTGGACAAATTCCGccatacatattatcagaatcAATGCCACAACTCGAAACTCT AGATCTGAGCTTCAATAGATTGGAAGGAAATGTTCCAGAGTTTGATATTGATGAAGGAGATCAAACAATGTTGCAACACAT GTTTCTGACAAGCAACTTACTCAGCGGAACACTTCCGGACTGGATCAAACGAAGTGATCATCACCA TGAACTGGATCTTTCTTACAATAACTTCTCAGAGAGTTCTATTCCATCTTGTCGAGAAACGCT AAATTTGTTTGAAAGCTTCTCTGGACAGGACTC ATCAGTTGGCGAGTGCCCAAAGTACCCTCGTTGTTCAAAAg ACTGTTATTCAGTGCATATAAATTGCGGTGGAAACGAAGTCAGTATTGGAGACATAAAATACGAAGCAGATCAGGACCAACCTGCAGGTGCGGCATACTTTGATCCCACCAGAGATCATCAGAACTGGGGAATCAGTTCCACTGGAAACTTCTGGGATGTTAACATGATGAGCAACTCGATGGCATACATGGCAAATAATACGTCAATACACAGAATGAACAGCCCTGAATTATACACAAGCGCAcgcctctctcctctctctctcacatattATGCGCGTTGCTTGGCAAATGGAAATTATACCGTCACACTACACTTTGCAGAGATAATAATAAGAGGAAACAGATCTTTTCGAAGTCTTGGAAGACGTATATTTGATGTTTATATACAG GATAAACTGGAGTTGAAGGATTTTGATATCGAAAATACTACAGGAGGGGTCGACAAAGCTTtagttaagaaagttaaagcaGTTGTGAGTAACAAAGTCTTACATATCCGCTTTCATTGGGCTGGCAAGGGGACAACAGATGCCCCAACAAATGGAACATATGGTCCTCTCATATCGGCTCTCTCTATAGAAAATG ATAATCCCCCTGATAATGGCCAAACCACAATATTCATTGTGACTGGAGCTTTAGTGTTGGCGCTATTACTCATTTTAGGCATTCTCTGCTGGAAAGGCTGCATAGGAAGCAGGATATCGAGGGAAAAAG ACTTGAGAGGATTCGATCTGCAAACAGGTTTTTTCACTTACAGACAAATCAAAGCTGCCACTAACAACTTTGATGCTTTAAACATGATTGGGGAAGGTGGTTTTGGATCTGTATACAAG GGTATATTATTAGATGGTACCATAATTGCAGTTAAGAAACTTTcttcaaaatcaagtcaaggaaaTCGTGAATTTGTGAATGAGATAGGCATGATATCTAGTTTACAACACCCGAATGTTGTTAGATTGTATGGAGCTTGTGTGGAAGGAAATCAACTGTTCTTGGTGTATGAATACATGGAAAACAATAGTCTGGCTCGTCCTTTGTTCG GTCCAGAGCAATACCAATTAAAATTGGACTGGCCTACAAGGCAAAAAATATGCGTTGGCATTGCAAGAGGCCTAGCTTTCTTGCATGAGGAATCAACACTGAGAATTGTTCACAGAGACATTAAAACTACAAATGTGCTATTGGATTCGAAGCTTAACCCAAAGATTTCTGACTTTGGTTTGGCCAAGCTCGATGAAGTGGAAAACACCCATATCAGCACTCGAGTTGCTGGAACCAT AGGATACATGGCACCAGAATATGCATTATGGGGTTATTTAACATATAAAGCAGATGTCTATAGTTTTGGGGTTGTTTCGTTGGAAATTGTTGCGGGGAAGAGCAACATGAAATTTCGACCAAATGAAAGTTATGTTTGTCTTCTTGACTGG GCTCTTGTTCTGCAACAAAAGGGAAATCTATTGGAGCTGGTAGATCCAAAGTTAGGCTTTGAGTTCAACAAGGAGGAGGCAATTAGAATGATCAAAGTAGCTTTACTATGTACAAATCCATCTCCAGCTCTTAGACCCACAATGTCTGCAGTAGTAAGCATGCTCGAAGGCCAAACAGCTGTTAATGAAGTTATTATGGATCCAAGCGTATATGGAGACGAATTCAAGTTTAAAGCTTTAAGAGAGAAGTTCGATCAGATCCAGCATGAATCGATGGACTCAATTGGAGCCGAGAGCCGTAATCGTTCGTTATGTGCAACATGGACGGGAACTTCTTCTACATCTGCCCAGGATCTTTATGATCCACATTATCTTGATACTCCGTAA
- the LOC109001460 gene encoding probable leucine-rich repeat receptor-like serine/threonine-protein kinase At3g14840 isoform X5: MMSTSVNKLSGRIPSYLGKITTLRYLNVENNQFSGTVPPEIGKLVNLENLILSANFLTGELPVDLTYLTNLTELRISSNNFTGRIPDFFNSWKKLQKLEIQASGLAGPIPPSISVLSDLTELRISDLLGEGSIFPNLTSMTNMNRLMLRSCNLSGQIPPYILSESMPQLETLDLSFNRLEGNVPEFDIDEGDQTMLQHMFLTSNLLSGTLPDWIKRSDHHHELDLSYNNFSESSIPSCRETLNLFESFSGQDSSVGECPKYPRCSKDCYSVHINCGGNEVSIGDIKYEADQDQPAGAAYFDPTRDHQNWGISSTGNFWDVNMMSNSMAYMANNTSIHRMNSPELYTSARLSPLSLTYYARCLANGNYTVTLHFAEIIIRGNRSFRSLGRRIFDVYIQDKLELKDFDIENTTGGVDKALVKKVKAVVSNKVLHIRFHWAGKGTTDAPTNGTYGPLISALSIENDNPPDNGQTTIFIVTGALVLALLLILGILCWKGCIGSRISREKDLRGFDLQTGFFTYRQIKAATNNFDALNMIGEGGFGSVYKGILLDGTIIAVKKLSSKSSQGNREFVNEIGMISSLQHPNVVRLYGACVEGNQLFLVYEYMENNSLARPLFGPEQYQLKLDWPTRQKICVGIARGLAFLHEESTLRIVHRDIKTTNVLLDSKLNPKISDFGLAKLDEVENTHISTRVAGTIGYMAPEYALWGYLTYKADVYSFGVVSLEIVAGKSNMKFRPNESYVCLLDWALVLQQKGNLLELVDPKLGFEFNKEEAIRMIKVALLCTNPSPALRPTMSAVVSMLEGQTAVNEVIMDPSVYGDEFKFKALREKFDQIQHESMDSIGAESRNRSLCATWTGTSSTSAQDLYDPHYLDTP, encoded by the exons ATGAT GTCCACTTCTGTAAACAAGTTATCGGGAAGAATTCCGAGCTACCTGGGAAAAATTACCACTCTTAGATATTT gAACGTAGAGAACAATCAGTTTTCTGGAACTGTTCCCCCTGAGATTGGAAAGTTGGTTAACTTGGAGAATCT TATTCTCAGTGCCAACTTCCTCACTGGAGAGTTGCCGGTCGATCTCACTTATCTCACAAACTTAACTGAACT TAGGATTAGCAGTAACAACTTCACGGGAAGAATACCTGATTTTTTCAATAGTTGGAAAAAGCTTCAGaaatt AGAGATCCAAGCTAGTGGTCTCGCGGGGCCTATTCCTCCAAGCATTTCTGTCTTGAGTGATTTAACTGAGCT AAGAATTAGTGACTTACTTGGTGAGGGTTCTATATTTCCGAACTTAACAAGCATGACAAACATGAATAGATT GATGTTAAGGAGCTGCAATCTTTCTGGACAAATTCCGccatacatattatcagaatcAATGCCACAACTCGAAACTCT AGATCTGAGCTTCAATAGATTGGAAGGAAATGTTCCAGAGTTTGATATTGATGAAGGAGATCAAACAATGTTGCAACACAT GTTTCTGACAAGCAACTTACTCAGCGGAACACTTCCGGACTGGATCAAACGAAGTGATCATCACCA TGAACTGGATCTTTCTTACAATAACTTCTCAGAGAGTTCTATTCCATCTTGTCGAGAAACGCT AAATTTGTTTGAAAGCTTCTCTGGACAGGACTC ATCAGTTGGCGAGTGCCCAAAGTACCCTCGTTGTTCAAAAg ACTGTTATTCAGTGCATATAAATTGCGGTGGAAACGAAGTCAGTATTGGAGACATAAAATACGAAGCAGATCAGGACCAACCTGCAGGTGCGGCATACTTTGATCCCACCAGAGATCATCAGAACTGGGGAATCAGTTCCACTGGAAACTTCTGGGATGTTAACATGATGAGCAACTCGATGGCATACATGGCAAATAATACGTCAATACACAGAATGAACAGCCCTGAATTATACACAAGCGCAcgcctctctcctctctctctcacatattATGCGCGTTGCTTGGCAAATGGAAATTATACCGTCACACTACACTTTGCAGAGATAATAATAAGAGGAAACAGATCTTTTCGAAGTCTTGGAAGACGTATATTTGATGTTTATATACAG GATAAACTGGAGTTGAAGGATTTTGATATCGAAAATACTACAGGAGGGGTCGACAAAGCTTtagttaagaaagttaaagcaGTTGTGAGTAACAAAGTCTTACATATCCGCTTTCATTGGGCTGGCAAGGGGACAACAGATGCCCCAACAAATGGAACATATGGTCCTCTCATATCGGCTCTCTCTATAGAAAATG ATAATCCCCCTGATAATGGCCAAACCACAATATTCATTGTGACTGGAGCTTTAGTGTTGGCGCTATTACTCATTTTAGGCATTCTCTGCTGGAAAGGCTGCATAGGAAGCAGGATATCGAGGGAAAAAG ACTTGAGAGGATTCGATCTGCAAACAGGTTTTTTCACTTACAGACAAATCAAAGCTGCCACTAACAACTTTGATGCTTTAAACATGATTGGGGAAGGTGGTTTTGGATCTGTATACAAG GGTATATTATTAGATGGTACCATAATTGCAGTTAAGAAACTTTcttcaaaatcaagtcaaggaaaTCGTGAATTTGTGAATGAGATAGGCATGATATCTAGTTTACAACACCCGAATGTTGTTAGATTGTATGGAGCTTGTGTGGAAGGAAATCAACTGTTCTTGGTGTATGAATACATGGAAAACAATAGTCTGGCTCGTCCTTTGTTCG GTCCAGAGCAATACCAATTAAAATTGGACTGGCCTACAAGGCAAAAAATATGCGTTGGCATTGCAAGAGGCCTAGCTTTCTTGCATGAGGAATCAACACTGAGAATTGTTCACAGAGACATTAAAACTACAAATGTGCTATTGGATTCGAAGCTTAACCCAAAGATTTCTGACTTTGGTTTGGCCAAGCTCGATGAAGTGGAAAACACCCATATCAGCACTCGAGTTGCTGGAACCAT AGGATACATGGCACCAGAATATGCATTATGGGGTTATTTAACATATAAAGCAGATGTCTATAGTTTTGGGGTTGTTTCGTTGGAAATTGTTGCGGGGAAGAGCAACATGAAATTTCGACCAAATGAAAGTTATGTTTGTCTTCTTGACTGG GCTCTTGTTCTGCAACAAAAGGGAAATCTATTGGAGCTGGTAGATCCAAAGTTAGGCTTTGAGTTCAACAAGGAGGAGGCAATTAGAATGATCAAAGTAGCTTTACTATGTACAAATCCATCTCCAGCTCTTAGACCCACAATGTCTGCAGTAGTAAGCATGCTCGAAGGCCAAACAGCTGTTAATGAAGTTATTATGGATCCAAGCGTATATGGAGACGAATTCAAGTTTAAAGCTTTAAGAGAGAAGTTCGATCAGATCCAGCATGAATCGATGGACTCAATTGGAGCCGAGAGCCGTAATCGTTCGTTATGTGCAACATGGACGGGAACTTCTTCTACATCTGCCCAGGATCTTTATGATCCACATTATCTTGATACTCCGTAA